The Zootoca vivipara chromosome 16, rZooViv1.1, whole genome shotgun sequence genome has a segment encoding these proteins:
- the LOC118097889 gene encoding DNA-directed RNA polymerases I, II, and III subunit RPABC3-like, giving the protein MAGILFEDIFDVNDIDPEGKKLDRVSRLHCESESFKMDLILVVNIQIYPVDLGDKFRLVIPSTLYEDGTLDDGEYNPTDDRPSRADQFEYVMYGKVYRIEGDETSTEAATRLSAYVSYGGLLLRLQGDANNLHGFEVDSRVYLLMKKLAF; this is encoded by the coding sequence ATGGCCGGCATCCTCTTCGAGGACATCTTCGACGTGAATGACATCGACCCCGAGGGCAAGAAGTTAGACAGGGTCTCCCGACTGCATTGTGAGAGCGAGTCTTTCAAGATGGATTTGATCCTGGTTGTGAACATACAGATCTACCCTGTCGATCTTGGTGACAAATTCcgccttgtgattcccagcaccttGTATGAAGACGGGACCTTGGATGATGGAGAATATAACCCAACTGATGACAGGCCATCCAGGGCAGACCAGTTTGAGTATGTGATGTATGGGAAAGTGTACAGGATCGAGGGAGATGAGACGTCCACAGAGGCCGCCACGCGCCTCTCTGCCTACGTGTCCTACGGTGGGCTGCTGCTGAGGCTCCAGGGAGATGCCAACAATCTGCATGGCTTTGAAGTAGACTCCAGGGTTTATCTCCTGATGAAGAAACTGGCCTTCTAG